A DNA window from Thermococcus sp. 4557 contains the following coding sequences:
- a CDS encoding AbrB/MazE/SpoVT family DNA-binding domain-containing protein has product MVGKVGITKMDSKGRVVIPKDVRRKLNIKPGEEFLVTEIDGDTIVLRRFNVKKMLEKLVKNSRGINLEKLEAETEEEGNRVAKELYGL; this is encoded by the coding sequence ATGGTGGGAAAAGTGGGAATAACGAAGATGGACTCCAAGGGCAGGGTCGTAATTCCAAAGGATGTTCGGAGAAAGCTAAACATCAAACCCGGTGAGGAGTTCCTCGTCACTGAGATAGACGGCGATACTATAGTTCTAAGGCGGTTCAACGTCAAGAAGATGCTCGAAAAGCTCGTCAAGAACTCAAGGGGAATCAACCTCGAAAAACTTGAAGCCGAAACCGAAGAAGAGGGGAACCGGGTTGCGAAGGAACTCTACGGGCTCTAA
- a CDS encoding M48 family metalloprotease: MSALLWLKVILVIAFVTWLFSAAGYFIFGIPGLIGAQVLSIAVHSWMYLYGDELVLRWYRARILPRRDYASIYEIAERLASRAGIPTPDLALIPTGTPDVFSTGGNQKRSVIVLTHGIIHTLEPDELEAVMSHEIAHILSGETPIQTLTVVMAGSVVGFSYWLDALLHPADSVGRGAGDYRGSLMLTAPIAAGILHFVLDRELEYRADAMAAEISGRPLSLASAMLKMERAISFRPMKCGNLAAAPLFIVNPYRGEFADLVSTHPWTEKRVERLMKLAEETGAYS; the protein is encoded by the coding sequence GTGAGCGCTCTCCTATGGCTCAAGGTTATTCTCGTGATTGCGTTTGTTACGTGGCTCTTCTCCGCTGCAGGCTACTTTATCTTCGGGATTCCCGGCCTGATAGGGGCCCAGGTTCTCTCCATCGCGGTTCACTCCTGGATGTACCTGTATGGAGATGAACTTGTGCTCAGGTGGTACAGGGCCCGGATTCTTCCCAGACGGGATTACGCGTCCATCTACGAAATCGCCGAGCGCCTCGCCTCCCGTGCAGGGATCCCGACCCCGGACCTTGCCCTGATTCCAACGGGCACCCCCGACGTGTTCTCCACTGGGGGCAACCAGAAGCGGAGCGTTATCGTTCTCACCCACGGCATCATCCACACCCTCGAGCCGGACGAGCTTGAGGCGGTCATGTCCCATGAGATCGCCCACATACTCTCCGGTGAAACCCCTATTCAGACCCTCACCGTCGTGATGGCGGGCTCGGTGGTGGGATTTTCTTACTGGCTGGACGCTCTCCTTCATCCCGCGGACAGCGTTGGGAGGGGGGCCGGCGATTACAGGGGTAGTCTCATGCTCACCGCACCCATCGCCGCGGGGATACTGCATTTTGTACTGGATCGGGAGCTTGAGTACCGCGCGGACGCCATGGCGGCGGAGATAAGCGGCAGGCCCCTTTCCCTCGCCAGCGCCATGTTAAAAATGGAACGCGCAATCTCATTCAGGCCGATGAAGTGCGGAAATCTAGCCGCCGCCCCCCTCTTCATCGTGAACCCGTACCGCGGGGAGTTTGCGGACCTGGTCTCCACCCACCCCTGGACGGAAAAGCGCGTCGAGAGGCTTATGAAGCTGGCGGAAGAGACAGGGGCGTACTCGTGA
- a CDS encoding metallophosphoesterase, which translates to MRIVAITDIHGNRSKVGKLAEALRGMDFDILAVAGDLTHFGGAERAREVLTPLLELKRPVVAVHGNCDGQDVPSFLEGIGVWAHDRRVEIGGVGIVGIGGSNVTPFRTFWELTEDEIEEILERNYRDGDVILSHVPPKDTNADRVHSGLHVGSPALRGFIEMKEPPLVLTGHIHEARSVDRIGGTVIVNPGPLFRGYYAVVDYDAEKKRVDGVELERL; encoded by the coding sequence GTGAGGATCGTGGCCATCACTGACATCCACGGAAACCGGAGCAAGGTTGGAAAGCTCGCCGAGGCCCTCCGCGGGATGGACTTTGACATCCTGGCGGTGGCGGGAGACCTGACCCACTTTGGAGGTGCTGAGAGGGCCCGCGAGGTCCTGACTCCCCTGCTGGAGCTGAAGAGGCCGGTGGTTGCGGTTCACGGCAACTGCGATGGGCAGGACGTTCCCTCGTTTCTGGAGGGGATAGGGGTATGGGCCCACGACAGGCGCGTTGAAATCGGGGGCGTTGGAATCGTTGGCATCGGAGGCTCAAACGTGACACCGTTCCGCACGTTCTGGGAGCTCACGGAGGATGAAATTGAGGAGATTCTGGAGAGGAACTACCGCGACGGGGACGTGATACTCTCGCACGTGCCCCCAAAAGATACGAATGCAGACCGCGTTCATTCGGGCCTCCACGTGGGAAGTCCCGCGCTGAGGGGGTTTATAGAGATGAAAGAACCCCCGCTCGTTCTCACCGGCCACATCCACGAGGCGAGGAGCGTCGATAGAATCGGCGGAACAGTGATCGTGAACCCGGGTCCCCTCTTCAGGGGATACTACGCCGTTGTGGACTATGATGCGGAAAAGAAGAGGGTGGATGGTGTGGAGCTGGAGCGGCTTTAA
- a CDS encoding pyridoxal phosphate-dependent aminotransferase, producing the protein MALSDRLELVNPSEIRKLFDLAQGVEGLISLGIGEPDFDTPEHIKEYAKEALDKGMTHYSPNAGIMMLREAVSEKLRKQNGIEADPRSEIMILVGANQAFILGLAAFLKEGEEVLIPSPMFVSYAPAVVLAGGKPVEVPTYEENEFRLSVDDLKKHVSEKTRALIINSPNNPTGAVLTRKDLEEIADFAVEHDLIVFSDEVYEHFVYDGVKNHSIASLDGMFERTITINGFSKTFAMTGWRLGFVAAPSWIIEKMARFQMYNATCPVTFAQYAAAKAIHDPRSWEAVEEMRREYDRRRNLVWKRLNEMGLPTVKPKGAFYIFPRIRDTGLSSKEFSELMLKEARVAVVPGSAFGNAGEGYIRISYATAYGQLEEAMDRMEKVLKEKGLV; encoded by the coding sequence ATGGCGCTGAGCGACAGGTTAGAACTCGTCAACCCTTCTGAGATAAGGAAGCTCTTCGACCTCGCCCAGGGTGTTGAGGGCCTGATATCACTTGGAATAGGTGAGCCGGACTTTGACACTCCGGAGCATATAAAAGAGTACGCCAAGGAGGCTCTCGACAAGGGAATGACCCACTATAGCCCGAACGCGGGAATCATGATGCTCCGCGAGGCAGTGTCGGAGAAGCTCAGGAAGCAGAACGGCATCGAGGCTGACCCGAGGAGCGAGATAATGATCCTCGTGGGTGCCAACCAGGCTTTCATTCTGGGCCTCGCCGCGTTCCTCAAGGAGGGCGAGGAGGTTCTCATTCCAAGCCCGATGTTCGTCAGCTACGCCCCGGCCGTCGTCCTGGCGGGCGGAAAGCCCGTTGAGGTGCCGACCTACGAGGAGAACGAGTTCAGGCTGAGCGTGGACGACCTCAAGAAGCATGTGAGCGAGAAGACCCGCGCTCTCATCATCAACAGCCCCAACAACCCAACCGGTGCGGTTCTCACCAGGAAGGACCTCGAGGAGATAGCCGACTTCGCCGTTGAGCACGACCTCATAGTCTTCAGCGACGAGGTTTACGAGCACTTCGTCTACGACGGCGTCAAGAACCACAGCATAGCCTCGCTCGACGGCATGTTCGAGCGCACGATAACCATAAACGGATTCTCCAAGACCTTCGCCATGACCGGCTGGCGCCTCGGCTTTGTCGCGGCCCCCTCCTGGATAATCGAGAAGATGGCGCGCTTCCAGATGTACAACGCCACCTGTCCCGTCACCTTCGCCCAGTACGCCGCCGCCAAGGCCATCCATGACCCGCGCAGCTGGGAAGCCGTCGAAGAGATGAGGCGGGAGTACGACCGCAGGAGGAACCTCGTCTGGAAGCGCCTGAACGAGATGGGACTTCCGACGGTCAAGCCCAAGGGTGCCTTCTACATCTTCCCGCGCATCAGGGACACCGGTCTGAGCAGCAAGGAGTTCAGCGAGCTGATGCTCAAGGAGGCAAGGGTCGCGGTTGTCCCGGGAAGCGCCTTCGGAAACGCCGGCGAGGGCTACATCAGGATAAGCTACGCGACGGCCTACGGGCAGCTTGAAGAGGCCATGGACAGGATGGAAAAAGTTCTGAAGGAGAAGGGGCTGGTCTGA
- a CDS encoding adenylate kinase family protein: MIIAVTGTPGVGKTTVSRLLSEKLGYEYVGVKEFAREKGIGEMVGEELEIDVDELAEAMSQEFHGRDVVIDGHLSHFVPADVVIVLRANPKLVAERLMERGYSREKLAENVEAELVDVILVEALEENENVLEIDTTGKTPDEIVEEISELLERGIKRRFGIVDWSGVYDEVLPYLRLGSGRM; this comes from the coding sequence ATGATAATAGCGGTAACCGGAACGCCAGGGGTCGGAAAGACCACCGTATCAAGGCTCCTCAGCGAGAAGCTTGGCTACGAATACGTGGGCGTTAAAGAATTCGCCAGAGAAAAGGGCATCGGCGAGATGGTGGGCGAGGAGCTGGAGATAGATGTCGATGAGCTGGCCGAAGCCATGTCGCAGGAGTTTCACGGGAGGGATGTTGTAATAGACGGCCACCTCAGCCACTTTGTACCGGCGGACGTCGTAATAGTCCTCCGTGCCAATCCCAAGCTCGTTGCTGAGAGACTGATGGAACGGGGCTACTCGAGGGAGAAGCTCGCCGAGAACGTCGAGGCGGAGCTGGTGGACGTCATCCTGGTCGAGGCCCTCGAGGAAAACGAGAACGTTCTGGAGATCGACACGACGGGAAAGACCCCTGATGAGATCGTGGAGGAGATATCCGAACTCCTTGAAAGGGGAATTAAACGGCGGTTCGGAATCGTTGACTGGAGCGGCGTGTATGACGAGGTGCTGCCATACCTGCGGCTGGGGAGTGGTCGGATGTGA
- the proS gene encoding proline--tRNA ligase yields the protein MSKVERKKWSENFSEWYNELIETAGIQDKRYPVKGMNIWLPYGLKIMRNIERFVHSEMERTGHDEVLFPALIPETEFQKEAEHIAGFEGEVFWVTHAGHDPLDIRLILRPTSETAMYSMFSLWIRSHADLPFKVYQIVNTYRYETKHTRPLIRVREISRFFEAHTAHDSYEDAERQIKEDLEIFDNLARFLAIPYIISKRPDWDKFPGAYYSLGAEVMMPDGRTLQIGTMHNYRQNFAKAYNIQYETESGDHEYAHQTTFGMSERLLAAVIAIHGDDRGMVLPPTVAPIQVVVVPIPKKDAEADVFAYARKIAEELRTAGIRVYIDERDIRPGRKFYDWELKGVPLRIEVGPRDVAGRKAVLARRDTLEKLVVEREGIVEEVRKTLDAIHENLHKRAEEFLESHIKRVETIEEAKAVFEDRRGIVEIPWCGEESCGLEMEEALDAKMLGTPYPEEKAKAPEGKKCPVCGREAKFIARFARTY from the coding sequence ATGAGTAAGGTTGAGCGAAAGAAATGGAGCGAGAATTTCAGCGAGTGGTACAACGAGCTTATCGAGACCGCTGGAATTCAGGACAAGCGTTATCCTGTCAAGGGAATGAACATCTGGCTGCCCTACGGCCTCAAGATAATGAGAAACATCGAGCGCTTCGTCCATTCCGAGATGGAGAGAACCGGCCATGATGAGGTTCTCTTCCCGGCGCTCATCCCTGAAACCGAGTTCCAGAAGGAGGCCGAGCACATAGCAGGCTTCGAGGGTGAGGTGTTCTGGGTCACCCACGCCGGCCACGACCCGCTCGACATAAGGCTCATTCTCAGACCCACGAGCGAGACGGCCATGTACTCGATGTTCTCGCTCTGGATACGCTCTCATGCCGACCTGCCCTTCAAGGTTTACCAGATAGTCAACACGTACCGCTACGAGACCAAGCACACGAGGCCCCTCATCCGCGTCCGCGAGATAAGCAGGTTCTTCGAGGCCCACACCGCCCACGACAGCTACGAGGACGCCGAGAGGCAGATAAAGGAGGACCTTGAGATATTCGACAACCTCGCGAGGTTCCTCGCGATACCGTACATAATCTCCAAGAGGCCGGACTGGGACAAGTTCCCCGGCGCCTACTACTCCCTCGGCGCGGAGGTCATGATGCCCGACGGCAGGACGCTGCAGATAGGCACCATGCACAACTACCGCCAGAACTTCGCGAAGGCCTACAACATCCAGTACGAGACCGAGAGCGGGGACCACGAGTACGCCCACCAGACCACCTTCGGAATGAGCGAGCGCCTTCTCGCGGCTGTCATAGCCATACACGGCGACGACAGGGGAATGGTTCTGCCCCCAACGGTGGCCCCGATACAGGTCGTGGTCGTGCCGATCCCCAAGAAGGACGCCGAGGCCGACGTCTTCGCCTACGCCCGCAAGATAGCGGAGGAGCTGAGGACGGCCGGAATAAGGGTTTACATTGACGAGCGCGACATAAGACCTGGCAGGAAGTTCTACGACTGGGAGCTCAAGGGAGTTCCCCTCCGCATAGAGGTTGGCCCAAGGGACGTTGCCGGCAGGAAGGCCGTTCTTGCGAGGCGCGATACCCTTGAGAAGCTCGTGGTGGAGCGCGAGGGAATCGTTGAGGAGGTCAGAAAGACCCTGGACGCGATCCATGAGAACCTCCACAAACGCGCCGAGGAGTTCCTCGAGAGCCACATAAAGCGCGTCGAGACCATAGAGGAGGCCAAGGCCGTCTTCGAGGACAGACGCGGAATCGTCGAGATTCCCTGGTGCGGCGAGGAGAGCTGCGGTCTCGAGATGGAGGAAGCCCTCGACGCTAAGATGCTTGGAACGCCCTATCCAGAGGAGAAGGCCAAGGCCCCAGAGGGCAAGAAGTGTCCTGTCTGCGGCAGGGAGGCCAAGTTCATAGCGAGGTTCGCGAGAACCTACTGA
- a CDS encoding 2-hydroxyacid dehydrogenase: MRPRVAVLFKMKSKPVEELRKYADVEFILYPSVDELKERIGEFDGVILSPLNRFPREVIERAERLKVISCHSAGYDHVDVKAATERGIYVTKVSGVLSEAVAEFAVGLTIALLRKIAYTDRFIRAGKWDSHRTIWGGFKGIETVYGKKVGILGMGAIGKAIARRMKAMGTEILYWSRSRKHDIEKEVGARYLPLEDVLRESDIVILALPATPETYHIINEEMVKLLEGKYLVNIGRGTLVDEKAIVRAIEEGKLKGYASDVFEKEPVQEHELFKHEWETVLTPHYAGLSKEAMEDMGFQAVKNLLTVLRGEVPETLVNRGVLKVRPPGEVKML, from the coding sequence ATGAGGCCGAGGGTGGCCGTTCTCTTTAAAATGAAAAGTAAGCCTGTTGAGGAGCTCAGGAAATACGCGGACGTCGAATTCATCCTGTATCCAAGCGTAGATGAACTCAAAGAGAGGATAGGGGAGTTTGACGGCGTCATACTCTCCCCGCTGAACAGGTTTCCGCGCGAAGTCATTGAGAGGGCCGAGAGGCTGAAGGTCATCAGCTGTCATTCCGCCGGCTACGACCACGTTGACGTTAAGGCCGCGACGGAGAGGGGGATTTACGTCACCAAGGTTTCCGGTGTCCTGAGCGAGGCCGTTGCGGAGTTCGCCGTTGGGCTGACCATCGCACTCCTCAGGAAGATAGCCTACACCGACAGGTTCATCCGCGCCGGCAAGTGGGACTCCCACAGAACGATATGGGGCGGCTTCAAGGGTATAGAGACGGTCTATGGGAAGAAAGTTGGAATCCTCGGGATGGGCGCCATTGGAAAGGCCATAGCGAGGAGAATGAAGGCGATGGGCACTGAGATACTCTACTGGTCCCGCTCACGGAAGCATGATATTGAAAAAGAAGTCGGGGCCAGGTACCTGCCGCTCGAAGACGTCCTGAGGGAGAGCGATATAGTTATACTCGCACTCCCAGCAACGCCGGAAACCTACCACATAATTAACGAAGAGATGGTAAAGCTCCTCGAGGGGAAGTACCTGGTGAACATAGGGCGTGGGACACTGGTTGACGAGAAAGCTATTGTCAGGGCCATTGAAGAGGGCAAACTAAAGGGCTATGCGAGTGATGTCTTCGAGAAGGAGCCCGTCCAGGAGCACGAACTGTTCAAGCACGAGTGGGAGACCGTCTTAACGCCCCACTACGCGGGCCTCTCAAAGGAAGCGATGGAGGACATGGGCTTCCAGGCCGTTAAAAACCTCCTCACCGTTCTGCGCGGTGAGGTTCCTGAAACGCTCGTCAACAGGGGGGTGCTGAAGGTTCGCCCGCCCGGGGAGGTAAAAATGCTCTGA
- a CDS encoding carbamoyltransferase yields MILGIHDGHDAGAVLIDGGRIFAVNEERLNRIKKYRGFPGMSVAKVLEMAGASPEDVEAIAVAGIFRKQKRLLELEENLREIFGPDFKRKVLFVEHHLAHSAGAYYTAGWREAIALSIDAAGDGLSSSIYIARDGEMVRIAQSTYIDSLGDFYASVTELLGFKPMRHEGKVMSLAAYGKPTYDLSSIIELNGLSFDNHLGVIGVEATRKLAELFDYPLRHARDIALQMKRGKLEGKLQMKAIEIAASAQAHLEKLIEELGLGLNGRGLPVAYAGGVAQNVKANAVLRHILGDDNLWVFPTMDDGGLAFGAAVFVKAQFERLDGKWRPPRLEHVYLGPSYGREEVEEFLKMERVEYEEVDDVPGLVADALAEGRLVGFFQGAMEFGPRALGNRSILADPRDESVKEKLNVALKRDVFQPFAPSMLWEKAEKYLEDLNGRPNEFMTMSYTASEEFREAAPAVVHVDGTTRPQAVRKEANPAYYGVIKAFERETGLGAVLNTSFNMHGEPIVCSPEDAMRTFRNAELDVLVIEGFAVHGR; encoded by the coding sequence ATGATACTCGGAATCCACGACGGTCACGACGCCGGTGCGGTGCTGATAGACGGCGGAAGGATATTCGCGGTAAACGAGGAGAGGCTGAACCGGATCAAGAAGTACCGCGGCTTCCCAGGGATGAGCGTGGCGAAAGTCCTCGAAATGGCGGGGGCATCGCCGGAGGACGTTGAGGCAATAGCCGTTGCTGGCATATTCAGGAAGCAGAAACGCCTGCTTGAGCTGGAGGAGAACCTCAGGGAGATATTCGGACCTGACTTCAAGAGGAAAGTCCTCTTCGTCGAGCATCACCTGGCCCACTCCGCGGGCGCATACTACACCGCGGGCTGGCGTGAGGCGATAGCGCTGAGCATAGACGCCGCGGGGGACGGACTGAGCTCCTCAATTTACATTGCGAGAGACGGGGAGATGGTCAGGATAGCCCAGAGCACCTACATCGACTCCCTGGGGGACTTCTACGCCTCCGTTACCGAGCTTTTAGGGTTCAAACCGATGCGCCACGAGGGTAAAGTCATGAGCCTCGCGGCATATGGGAAACCAACCTACGACCTGAGCTCAATAATAGAACTCAACGGGCTGAGCTTCGACAACCATCTCGGAGTAATCGGGGTCGAAGCGACGAGGAAGCTCGCAGAGCTCTTTGATTACCCCCTCAGACACGCCAGGGATATCGCCCTCCAGATGAAGCGCGGAAAGCTTGAGGGTAAGCTCCAGATGAAGGCCATAGAGATAGCGGCAAGCGCTCAGGCACATCTGGAGAAGCTGATTGAGGAGCTCGGTCTCGGGCTCAATGGGCGGGGACTTCCCGTTGCCTACGCCGGTGGAGTCGCCCAGAACGTCAAGGCCAACGCCGTGCTGAGGCACATCCTCGGGGACGATAACCTGTGGGTCTTTCCGACGATGGACGACGGCGGTCTGGCCTTCGGCGCCGCGGTTTTTGTGAAAGCCCAGTTCGAGAGGCTCGACGGAAAGTGGAGGCCCCCCAGACTGGAACACGTTTACCTTGGTCCATCCTACGGAAGGGAAGAAGTTGAAGAGTTCCTGAAGATGGAGAGGGTTGAGTACGAGGAGGTGGACGACGTCCCGGGCCTCGTCGCGGACGCCCTCGCTGAGGGTAGGCTGGTCGGATTCTTCCAGGGGGCGATGGAGTTCGGGCCGAGGGCTTTGGGAAACCGCTCCATCTTAGCAGATCCGCGCGATGAGAGCGTGAAGGAGAAGCTCAACGTTGCCCTGAAGCGCGATGTCTTCCAGCCCTTCGCACCGTCAATGCTCTGGGAGAAGGCCGAGAAATACCTCGAAGACCTCAATGGAAGGCCAAACGAGTTTATGACGATGAGCTACACGGCGAGTGAGGAGTTCAGAGAAGCCGCTCCCGCCGTCGTTCACGTGGATGGGACAACCAGACCTCAGGCCGTAAGAAAGGAAGCCAATCCGGCTTATTACGGCGTAATCAAAGCCTTCGAGCGGGAGACAGGCCTGGGCGCAGTGCTGAACACGAGCTTCAACATGCACGGCGAGCCAATAGTCTGCTCGCCCGAAGACGCCATGAGAACGTTCCGGAACGCGGAACTCGATGTGCTGGTCATCGAGGGCTTCGCCGTCCACGGGCGCTGA
- a CDS encoding type II toxin-antitoxin system VapC family toxin: MKPKPKKRGTGLRRNSTGSKFLLDTNVFIAAVKRGWTDTTELLLHFLTNKRYVLVANDVLMAEYRKYAEKLNALDFYNFISRRVAIVNPSREEVLRILPYFPETQLADAVHAATCLKSRAILVTNDKHFEKVSKAGIIDVWSISEAIRRILRDG; the protein is encoded by the coding sequence TTGAAGCCGAAACCGAAGAAGAGGGGAACCGGGTTGCGAAGGAACTCTACGGGCTCTAAATTCCTGCTCGACACAAACGTCTTCATAGCGGCCGTTAAGCGGGGCTGGACTGACACGACTGAGCTTTTGCTCCATTTTCTCACCAACAAACGTTATGTTCTGGTAGCAAACGACGTCTTAATGGCCGAGTACAGGAAATACGCCGAAAAGCTCAACGCGTTGGACTTTTATAACTTCATCAGCAGACGGGTCGCGATTGTGAATCCCAGCAGGGAAGAGGTGCTTCGCATTCTCCCGTATTTTCCCGAAACCCAGCTCGCGGATGCAGTCCACGCGGCAACGTGCCTGAAAAGCAGGGCAATCCTCGTTACCAACGACAAGCACTTTGAGAAAGTCTCCAAAGCAGGCATTATTGACGTGTGGAGCATAAGCGAAGCTATAAGACGCATCTTGAGGGATGGCTAA